A single genomic interval of Pyrus communis chromosome 5, drPyrComm1.1, whole genome shotgun sequence harbors:
- the LOC137734821 gene encoding common plant regulatory factor 1-like, whose translation MGNDDDAKSAKSEKSSSPLPGDQTNHTNQTNTQVCPDWGAMQAYYGPRVALPPYYNSAMASGHPPHPYMWGPPQHMLPPYGAPYAVYSHGSVYAHPAVPLASHGQGVPPSPAAATPLNMETPTKSSGNTERGLMKRLKEFDGLAMSIGSGNVTNAEGGAEQSLSQSSRTEGSSDGSDGNTAAANQTRRKRSREGTPATSAGDRKTDMQPGPVSAKEANAATDKVLGVTIAAANIPGKVVGPAVFLGVTKVLELNNPPILNSKTSPTCVPQSCAVLPPETWIDNDREIKRERRKQSNRESARRSRLRKQAETEELAQQVDALSAKNVALKSEINRLTENSATLKLENTTLLDKLKNARAGRMEDIIMNIDDKRVQPFSTENLLSRVNNAGSVARDAEKDGDNDMYEKNKGAKLHQLLDASPRADAVAAG comes from the exons ATGGGAAACGATGATGATGCAAAGTCTGCTAAATCCGAAAAATCATCCTCGCCTCTGCCGGGA GATCAGACAAATCATACAAACCAGACCAATACGCAAGTCTGTCCTGATTGGGGAGCCATGCAG GCTTATTATGGTCCCAGAGTTGCTCTCCCTCCATATTATAACTCAGCTATGGCTTCTGGGCACCCTCCTCATCCCTATATGTGGGGACCACCACAg CATATGTTGCCACCCTATGGTGCACCTTACGCAGTATACTCGCATGGAAGTGTTTACGCACATCCGGCAGTTCCCCTT GCATCCCATGGTCAAGGTGTTCCACCCTCACCTGCT GCCGCGACTCCTTTGAATATGGAAACACCTACAAAGTCATCTGGTAATACAGAACGAGGGTTAATGAAAAGGTTGAAAGAATTTGATGGGCTTGCAATGTCAATAGGCAGTGGTAATGTTACGAATGCTGAAGGTGGAGCTGAACAGAGTCTCTCCCAGAG TTCTAGAACTGAAGGTTCTAGTGATGGAAGTGATGGGAATACTGCTGCG GCAAATCAaaccagaagaaaaagaagtcgTGAGGGAACACCAGCCACTT CAGCTGGAGATAGGAAGACTGATATGCAGCCTGGTCCAGTTTCTGCTAAGGAGGCAAATGCAGCTACTGATAAAGTGTTGGGTGTAACTATTGCTGCTGCTAATATCCCGGGAAAAGTGGTAGGACCAGCTGTTTTTCTTGGTGTGACCAAGGTGTTGGAACTCAATAACCCACCTATCTTGAACTCAAAGACGAGTCCTACCTGTGTTCCACAATCCTGTGCAGTTTTGCCTCCTGAAACCTGGATAGAT AATGATCGGGAGATTAAACGGGAAAGGAGGAAACAATCAAATCGGGAATCTGCTAGAAGATCCAGGTTGAGGAAGCAG GCTGAGACTGAAGAACTTGCACAACAGGTTGACGCCTTATCTGCAAAGAATGTGGCACTTAAATCTGAAATAAACCGATTAACAGAGAATTCTGCTACACTCAAGCTAGAAAACACTACATTATTG GATAAACTGAAAAATGCACGCGCAGGAAGAATGGAAGATATCATCATGAACATCGATGATAAGAGGGTCCAGCCTTTCAGTACCGAGAACCTACTGTCAAGAGTTAATAACGCAGGTTCCGTTGCTAGGGATGCTGAGAAAGACGGCGACAATGACATGTATGAGAAAAACAAGGGGGCAAAGCTGCACCAACTCCTGGACGCGAGTCCAAGGGCAGATGCAGTCGCCGCTGGCTGA